In Alkalimarinus alittae, the DNA window TTTTTGTATACGATTTAATCGGATTGTAGTTTAATTTTCCGGCTCTGGTTCTGGTTAAAGCCTAAGTTGCCTTAGCTCTTGAGACTCTGAAGAGTGGCGCCACAAATGGTCAAACACTTCAGTTAGCTGTTTGTTTCTGCCTGCGCTATTAAAGTTAGCAAACCCTTCATAAATAGAATTTTCTTTTTGGAAGATTACACCACAGCGATCGACTAAGACCATTGCTGACTCATCGTAAGGGTATGATTTATTGATGACCCTTAGCTGAATACTGCTAGGAAGTCTGCGTACCAGCTCTAATAGTCTTTGTGTGCTCACGACGAGAGGGTGTTCATCTACTATCAGTAGTTCAATGGTGGATCGAGAATGCGCTCTAGCTAACTTAGAGATTGCATCTCTTATAGGTTCGTAGTCGTAGATTTCTCGGTTTAAATGATGACTTAAGATTCTAACCTTATTAGTCGCTTGGCTAATCATTGAGGTGGTTAGCGCCCTAAGTGAATCGGGGGATGAAAATAAGTGCGTGCTTTTATCTTCACCCAACGAATAAGTGTGCTGATTTTCAATTGACGACGGAATGTCTTCAGTAAATGAATTGTTTGTCGCGTTATCATTCATATCTAATAACCCTGATAAAATAGGTTAATTTATGCCTCTTCTGCGTAAAGGTGCCCACCATTTATTAAGTCTAGTAGAAGATTTGTAGTGCTTCCTGCTGATAAGAGGGCAAAAAGGGGTTTTAGTGGGATTTGATTACCGCTACAGATAAGTTTTACCAGTGGAATGCTATCTAAACCTAATAGTTGCTCAAACCCATCATAAAAAAACTTGATTTGGTCAGGCTTGTCTTCTGCTAGATAATAGCTAAACCGAGAACCTTCGTTCCAGCGAATCGAGTTGGCATTAGCCAGATAGTTCATTAGCTCAGTTTCTTCTATTGGGTCTTCAGGCAGTTGAACGATGTGGTCTGATTTTGGTTCGGTGCTATATTGACCAAACCAGCCCGAAAGCATGTCATTAGTGAGATAGCGCTGAACCACTTCTTTCAATTGGTCCATTACGTAGGTATTCATCTCACCTGGGTTGTCTTGTATTGTTAGGTTTGGATCATCCAGGTGCAGTTCTTTTACGGCTATATTGCAAATGTAGTCTGTGAAAGAGGTTAAAATCTGATCATGGGTAGGTGAGCGCAGGCCAATAGATAGCGTAATGCAGTCCCCCATAGAAATGCCGTGATGAGCAACTTGAGGGGGTAAGTAAAGCATGTCGCCAGGCTCGAGTACCCAGTCGTTCTCGGTTTCAAAATCTTCTAAAATTCTGAGAGGGGTGTTGTTAAGCGTTTTCGAGTGCTCGTCACAATGCTGCCCGGTGAGCCATCTTCTTTTACCCTGCGCCTGCAGTAGAAACACATCATAATAATCATAGTGAGGGCCAACACTGCCACCTTTAGGGGCATAACTGGCCATAATGTCATCAATGCGCCAGTTAGGAATAAATCTGAAATGGTTTAGTAGGTCAGATATTTCAGGAACTATAGCGTCTAACCCTTGTATTAGGAGTGACCAGTTCGTTTCAGGCAATTGGCTAAACTGTTCTTCATTAAAAGGGCCGTTCAATGGATGCCAAGGCTGACCTTCGTGATTCTCAATGATAATTCTTGATTCAACTTCAGGTTCGCAAGCTAAGCCTGCTAGTTCATCTGGCGAAATAGGACACTCAAAATTAGGAATAGCCTGGCGAATAAGAAGTGGTTTTTTCTGCCAGTACTCACTAAGAAACTGTTCAGCGGTAATAGTGCCAAGAATATTGATCATGAAACGGCTCTTTAGAATGAGAAGGGTGACAAGTGATAGTTAGAACGTTAAGAGACAAGTACAAGACACGACATATTACGTCGTGCTCGCTACCTGTCTCTTAGGGCGTAGCGTTACAATCTTAAATGGCTTTAGCTTGCTTGATAGCGTTACCGATGTAGCTAGCAGGGGTCATTTTGATAAGCTCATCTTTAGCGCTCTGAGGCATATCAAGCGTGTTAATAAACTCCTCAATGGTGGCTTGGTTCATCTCTTTACCGCGAGTAAGGGCTTTTAACTTCTCGTACGGTTTTTCGATGTTGTAACGACGCATCACCGTCTGGATTGGCTCAGCCATTACTTCCCAGCAGTTGTCGAGATCTTCCAATAAACGAACAGGGTTTATTTCTAATTTATTTAAACCTTTTAGCGTTGATTGGTAAGCAATAACACTATGCGCTAAGCCTACACCCAAATTACGTAATACAGTTGAATCTGTTAAGTCTCGCTGCCAGCGAGAAATAGGAAGCTTACTTGATAAGTGGTTTAGTATCGCATTGGCAATACCTAGGTTGCCTTCAGAGTTTTCAAAGTCGATTGGGTTTACTTTGTGAGGCATAGTCGAAGAGCCTACTTCACCTTCTACCGTCTTTTGCTTGAAGTAACCAACAGAAATATAAGACCAAATGTCGCGATCAAGGTCGATCAAGATAGTGTTAAAGCGAGCGATTGCATCGTAAAGCTCAGCAATGTAGTCATGTGGCTCAATTTGGGTGGTGTAAGGGTTAAACGTTAGGCCTAAAGACTCGACAAACGTTTTGGCATGCAATTCCCAGTCGATTTCTGGGTATGCAGAGATGTGTGCGTTGTAGTTACCCACAGCACCATTGATCTTACCGAGCATCTCAACAGATTGTACCTGCTTAAGTTGACGCTGAAGACGTGCCACTACGTTTGCAAGCTCTTTACCAGTGGTGGTAGGTGAAGCGGTTTGACCGTGAGTACGAGAGAGCATTGGTTGCTCTGAAAACTCTATTGCAAGTGTCTTTAGTGTATCAATAACTTGCTGCATGTAAGGTACAACACACTCGCTCATGCCGTTCTTAAGAATAAGGCCATGAGACAGGTTGTTGATATCTTCAGACGTACAAGCAAAGTGTACAAACTCAGAAATTTCTGATAATTGAGGGTGCTTATCTTTAACGGCTTCGAACTTCTCTTTGATGAGGTATTCAACCGCTTTAACATCGTGATTGGTCGTGCTTTCGATTGTTTTTACACGCTCGGCATCAGCGAGTGAAAAATCTGACACAATGCTATTGAGAAACGCATTAGTGGCATCATCAAATGCAGCGACTTCAGTGATTTCAGGATGCTTTGCAAGTTGCTGGAGCCAGCGTATCTCTACTTCCACTCTGAAT includes these proteins:
- the purB gene encoding adenylosuccinate lyase, whose amino-acid sequence is MELSSLTAVSPIDGRYGSKVKGLRTIFSEFGLIRFRVEVEIRWLQQLAKHPEITEVAAFDDATNAFLNSIVSDFSLADAERVKTIESTTNHDVKAVEYLIKEKFEAVKDKHPQLSEISEFVHFACTSEDINNLSHGLILKNGMSECVVPYMQQVIDTLKTLAIEFSEQPMLSRTHGQTASPTTTGKELANVVARLQRQLKQVQSVEMLGKINGAVGNYNAHISAYPEIDWELHAKTFVESLGLTFNPYTTQIEPHDYIAELYDAIARFNTILIDLDRDIWSYISVGYFKQKTVEGEVGSSTMPHKVNPIDFENSEGNLGIANAILNHLSSKLPISRWQRDLTDSTVLRNLGVGLAHSVIAYQSTLKGLNKLEINPVRLLEDLDNCWEVMAEPIQTVMRRYNIEKPYEKLKALTRGKEMNQATIEEFINTLDMPQSAKDELIKMTPASYIGNAIKQAKAI
- a CDS encoding cupin domain-containing protein, giving the protein MINILGTITAEQFLSEYWQKKPLLIRQAIPNFECPISPDELAGLACEPEVESRIIIENHEGQPWHPLNGPFNEEQFSQLPETNWSLLIQGLDAIVPEISDLLNHFRFIPNWRIDDIMASYAPKGGSVGPHYDYYDVFLLQAQGKRRWLTGQHCDEHSKTLNNTPLRILEDFETENDWVLEPGDMLYLPPQVAHHGISMGDCITLSIGLRSPTHDQILTSFTDYICNIAVKELHLDDPNLTIQDNPGEMNTYVMDQLKEVVQRYLTNDMLSGWFGQYSTEPKSDHIVQLPEDPIEETELMNYLANANSIRWNEGSRFSYYLAEDKPDQIKFFYDGFEQLLGLDSIPLVKLICSGNQIPLKPLFALLSAGSTTNLLLDLINGGHLYAEEA
- a CDS encoding DUF7931 domain-containing protein is translated as MNDNATNNSFTEDIPSSIENQHTYSLGEDKSTHLFSSPDSLRALTTSMISQATNKVRILSHHLNREIYDYEPIRDAISKLARAHSRSTIELLIVDEHPLVVSTQRLLELVRRLPSSIQLRVINKSYPYDESAMVLVDRCGVIFQKENSIYEGFANFNSAGRNKQLTEVFDHLWRHSSESQELRQLRL